The following are encoded together in the Armatimonadota bacterium genome:
- a CDS encoding exo-alpha-sialidase — protein MKRVLLAAIAILSTTMLHGQEGQPVKKPTVKVIAGGEPVQDYRECRRMLVGPDVNQPEAYPGYAGFVGWQSPIVLRDGTMLVGFSSGYWHASPPTAYFDANPAARDEWAKIGMPVDIDAPRGGRAHIIRSTDGGKTWSRPEVLIDTPWDDRAPNFCQLADGTILCSFFTYPGPMASDLTRDPARTALTGIIRSFDNGKTWEQEPKVLPVPFVYDATDGPIIELQDGSALICVYGREVGAPNEMVAFCRTTDSGETWELLSTLATDHEMSETAVAQLQDGRLVMIARPEGDIAWSSDGGRNWTPPQPLGVRLFEPRLITLRDGTLLCLHGSYGAGGLRAMFSTDGGETWIAPNEKYGFPVDPSVYGYGQAVELEDGSVWAAYIHTGGHSSQDARTEALWSIRLRVRPDHSGIDLLPAPGS, from the coding sequence ATGAAACGCGTGCTGCTCGCAGCCATCGCGATACTATCCACCACAATGCTGCATGGCCAGGAGGGCCAGCCGGTGAAAAAACCGACCGTGAAAGTCATTGCCGGGGGAGAGCCGGTTCAGGACTACAGGGAGTGTCGCCGCATGCTGGTCGGCCCAGACGTCAACCAGCCCGAGGCGTACCCCGGCTACGCAGGTTTCGTAGGCTGGCAGTCGCCCATCGTCCTGCGGGACGGTACCATGCTTGTGGGCTTCTCATCCGGCTACTGGCACGCGTCGCCCCCGACGGCATACTTCGACGCGAACCCCGCGGCGCGCGACGAATGGGCGAAGATCGGGATGCCTGTAGATATTGATGCTCCGCGCGGCGGGCGAGCCCACATCATACGCTCTACCGACGGCGGGAAGACCTGGTCCCGCCCCGAGGTGCTCATCGACACCCCGTGGGATGACCGCGCTCCCAACTTCTGCCAGCTGGCAGACGGGACGATCCTGTGCAGCTTTTTCACCTACCCCGGCCCCATGGCGTCGGATCTCACCCGCGACCCTGCACGAACCGCACTCACCGGGATTATCAGATCCTTCGACAACGGAAAGACCTGGGAGCAGGAGCCGAAAGTGCTGCCGGTACCCTTCGTCTATGATGCCACCGATGGTCCGATCATCGAACTCCAGGACGGCTCGGCGCTCATCTGTGTCTACGGGCGAGAAGTAGGCGCCCCCAACGAAATGGTTGCGTTCTGTCGCACCACGGACAGCGGCGAGACGTGGGAACTGCTCTCCACCCTGGCCACGGATCACGAGATGTCCGAGACGGCCGTGGCTCAACTGCAGGATGGCCGGTTGGTGATGATCGCCCGGCCGGAAGGGGACATCGCCTGGTCGTCCGACGGAGGCAGGAACTGGACACCGCCGCAACCCCTGGGAGTCCGCCTGTTCGAACCGCGTCTCATCACCCTCAGGGACGGCACCCTCCTGTGCCTTCACGGTTCGTACGGCGCAGGCGGACTGCGCGCAATGTTCAGCACGGATGGCGGCGAGACCTGGATTGCTCCCAACGAGAAGTATGGCTTCCCCGTGGACCCCTCGGTCTACGGGTACGGTCAGGCGGTGGAGCTTGAGGACGGATCGGTCTGGGCCGCGTACATCCACACCGGAGGGCACAGCAGCCAGGACGCGCGCACTGAGGCGCTCTGGTCCATCAGGTTGCGCGTGCGCCCTGACCACAGTGGCATCGATCTCCTGCCCGCGCCCGGTTCGTGA
- a CDS encoding exo-alpha-sialidase: MLLLTTGIALALHGSADAQPLLDPPTDYGRSFVTTSGNIGNEPVFWIESRCRISDPATGEVRDYYQCASCKSENTFATHDLFHEKNYDFLPVFSDKETVIFRRALPANANPKQVVALSPWGQMTPVVRTAKMRVLNSPDEIVSAIQAAVPIISQTEIRDDASGRTAIIECPVKTMNMNDQRRIYQVDTGIVILPDLTLPPDQWSAGLQLAFIAFNEPTWADFIVDEPTPVEGGALVHHFSKRLHFTARNMLLALDDGSIPWEVKTRSTEVIREGNVTKIRLLPPGPGNPRNSEGDFIRLKDGTILFVYTHFTGGGGDHDAAFLAGRTSTDGGVTWSTEDRLIVPNEGKMNVMSVSLLRLQSGEIAMFYLVKQAPDDCRAYMRISTDEAQTWSEPRLCMPRGGYYVVNNDRVIQLTSGRLVIPAARHVLEGETQFRPGVAMCFVSDDNGATWTMGAEIAPPFDGGSGLQEPGIIELKDGRLMMLCRTSWNVQYRSYSSDGGLTWSAAEPTDIKSPCSPATFERIPQTGDILMVWNDHSAAPELGQKRTPLTVAISKDEGQTWEHAKNIEDDPNGWFCYTALEFVDDRVLLGYCATGSSLPHLSQTGITYFDVDWLYH; the protein is encoded by the coding sequence ATGCTCTTGCTGACCACGGGAATCGCACTGGCTCTCCACGGCTCCGCGGACGCGCAGCCACTCCTGGACCCGCCCACCGACTATGGGCGATCTTTCGTGACCACGTCCGGAAACATCGGCAACGAGCCGGTTTTCTGGATCGAATCACGCTGCCGCATCAGCGATCCGGCTACGGGCGAAGTGCGCGACTACTACCAGTGTGCCTCGTGCAAGAGCGAGAACACCTTCGCCACCCACGACCTGTTCCACGAGAAGAACTACGACTTCCTGCCGGTATTCTCGGACAAGGAGACGGTGATCTTCCGCCGTGCCCTGCCCGCGAACGCCAACCCAAAGCAGGTGGTTGCACTCTCTCCCTGGGGCCAGATGACCCCGGTGGTTCGCACCGCGAAGATGCGGGTTCTGAACTCGCCCGATGAGATTGTGTCCGCGATCCAGGCCGCCGTGCCCATCATTTCGCAGACCGAGATACGGGATGATGCGTCAGGCCGCACGGCGATCATTGAGTGCCCCGTCAAAACCATGAACATGAATGACCAGCGGCGCATCTACCAGGTGGATACCGGCATTGTCATCCTGCCTGACTTGACCTTGCCGCCGGACCAGTGGTCTGCAGGTTTGCAGCTGGCCTTCATCGCCTTCAATGAGCCGACCTGGGCCGACTTCATTGTCGACGAGCCCACGCCGGTGGAAGGCGGCGCGCTGGTGCACCATTTCTCGAAGCGCCTGCATTTCACCGCGCGCAATATGCTGCTTGCCCTTGACGACGGGTCGATCCCGTGGGAAGTGAAGACTCGGTCCACCGAAGTAATCCGGGAAGGCAACGTCACAAAGATCCGCTTGCTCCCGCCCGGCCCCGGCAATCCCAGGAACTCTGAGGGCGATTTCATCCGGCTGAAGGACGGGACCATTCTCTTTGTCTACACCCACTTCACCGGCGGCGGTGGGGACCACGATGCGGCGTTCCTGGCCGGACGCACCTCGACCGACGGAGGAGTGACATGGAGCACGGAGGATCGCCTGATCGTGCCCAACGAGGGCAAGATGAATGTCATGTCCGTCTCCCTGCTGCGGCTGCAGAGCGGGGAGATCGCCATGTTCTACCTGGTGAAGCAAGCGCCCGACGACTGCCGGGCCTACATGAGGATCTCTACCGACGAGGCGCAGACCTGGAGCGAGCCGCGTCTTTGTATGCCACGGGGCGGGTACTATGTTGTGAACAATGATCGGGTGATCCAGCTCACCAGCGGGCGGCTGGTCATCCCCGCCGCACGCCATGTCCTGGAGGGCGAAACCCAGTTCCGGCCGGGGGTGGCCATGTGCTTCGTCTCGGACGACAACGGGGCCACCTGGACCATGGGCGCCGAGATTGCGCCGCCGTTCGATGGCGGCTCCGGGCTGCAGGAGCCGGGGATCATCGAGCTGAAGGATGGGCGCCTCATGATGCTTTGCCGCACCAGCTGGAACGTGCAGTACCGCAGCTACTCTTCCGACGGCGGCCTAACGTGGAGCGCGGCGGAACCCACGGATATCAAGTCGCCCTGTTCGCCGGCGACCTTCGAGCGCATCCCGCAGACAGGCGACATTCTCATGGTCTGGAATGACCACTCGGCGGCCCCTGAGCTCGGGCAGAAGCGCACCCCGCTCACGGTGGCGATCTCGAAAGACGAGGGGCAGACCTGGGAACACGCGAAGAACATCGAGGATGATCCAAACGGATGGTTCTGCTACACCGCGCTGGAGTTCGTAGACGACCGGGTGCTTCTCGGCTACTGCGCTACGGGCAGCAGCCTGCCCCACCTGAGCCAGACGGGGATCACTTACTTCGACGTGGACTGGCTGTACCACTGA
- a CDS encoding sulfatase-like hydrolase/transferase, with product MPDRPNIVLCICDQLRAFETGCYGNPVIQTPNVDSLARDGSRFELAVTNFPVCMAARSVLLSGEYNRTCTGGVGNVHFQTKPGDCAMPEYPYPGRPHLKDTTLPELLRGAGYETAAIGKWHIHSWPDDVGFDNYLIPRVHHCHSGQSFTENGGPEFVPDGWSVDFEAGRVEEFIGARKTAERPFFLYYSISPPHCPVADAPEEYLTMYDPDSIPLRPNVDLSRPLKDQDYWYKVYRWDFRHYNLGLPYADRLPEGYNLRQLIAEYYGVTTWMDRAVGRMLGALERAGLAENTIVVFTSDHGDNLGSLGLVQKGGPNEESIRVPLLMRGPGVPSGTVIADRVPSLVDIAPTLLNAAGVEQPDHMPGQSLLADRPPVRDYSVIEIGHGAAVRTPTHMLHLPPDHERKGLSTTPDHYFDLTADPYQLHNLAGTDAQSDTARDLAKLLHDWDASTPWMPEE from the coding sequence ATGCCCGACCGCCCCAATATCGTCCTGTGCATCTGCGATCAACTCCGCGCCTTCGAGACCGGCTGCTACGGCAACCCGGTGATCCAGACCCCCAATGTGGACTCTCTGGCGCGCGACGGGTCGCGGTTTGAACTCGCGGTGACCAACTTCCCGGTCTGCATGGCCGCCCGTTCGGTGCTCCTGTCCGGCGAGTATAACCGTACGTGCACCGGTGGCGTGGGCAATGTGCATTTCCAGACGAAACCGGGCGACTGCGCCATGCCGGAGTACCCTTATCCGGGCAGGCCGCATTTGAAGGATACCACTCTGCCCGAACTGCTGCGGGGTGCGGGCTATGAGACGGCGGCCATCGGCAAGTGGCACATCCACTCGTGGCCGGATGACGTGGGTTTCGACAACTACCTGATTCCCCGGGTGCATCACTGTCACAGCGGCCAGAGCTTCACCGAGAACGGCGGACCGGAGTTCGTCCCCGATGGCTGGAGCGTGGATTTCGAGGCCGGGCGGGTCGAGGAGTTCATCGGCGCGCGGAAAACCGCCGAGAGACCCTTCTTCCTGTACTACAGCATCTCGCCCCCGCATTGTCCAGTGGCAGACGCGCCCGAGGAGTACCTGACCATGTACGACCCGGATTCCATCCCGCTGCGGCCCAATGTGGACCTGTCGCGGCCGCTCAAGGACCAGGATTACTGGTACAAAGTCTACCGGTGGGATTTCCGACACTACAACCTGGGCCTGCCGTACGCGGACCGTCTGCCGGAAGGCTACAATCTGAGGCAACTCATCGCGGAGTATTACGGGGTGACGACATGGATGGACCGGGCGGTGGGACGCATGCTGGGCGCGCTTGAGCGGGCGGGTCTTGCTGAGAACACTATCGTGGTCTTCACGTCAGACCACGGAGACAATCTCGGCAGCTTGGGCCTGGTCCAGAAAGGCGGACCGAATGAGGAGTCTATTCGAGTCCCATTGCTCATGCGCGGCCCCGGTGTCCCATCCGGCACCGTCATCGCCGACCGCGTGCCGAGTCTTGTGGATATCGCGCCTACCTTGCTGAATGCTGCGGGAGTCGAACAACCCGATCACATGCCCGGGCAGAGCCTCCTGGCGGACCGTCCGCCTGTCCGCGACTACTCGGTCATAGAGATCGGGCATGGCGCGGCGGTGCGCACGCCGACCCACATGCTCCATCTGCCGCCGGATCACGAGCGCAAGGGCCTCAGTACCACGCCGGATCACTACTTCGATCTCACCGCCGACCCGTACCAGCTTCACAACCTGGCAGGTACCGACGCCCAATCCGATACAGCGCGGGACCTGGCGAAACTCCTGCACGACTGGGATGCCTCGACACCCTGGATGCCCGAGGAATAG